One genomic segment of Panicum virgatum strain AP13 chromosome 2N, P.virgatum_v5, whole genome shotgun sequence includes these proteins:
- the LOC120660177 gene encoding E3 ubiquitin-protein ligase UPL1-like isoform X2 — translation MKLKRRRAVEVPPNIKSFIESVTAVPLDNVELSLKDFAWEFDKGDFHHWVDLFNHFDSFFESYIKSRKDLQLEDNFLDVDPPFPREAILQILRVSRIILENCTNRHFYSFFEHLSALLASTDADIVEASLQTLMAFVNKSVGKSSIRSTFLTSKLFAFSQGWGGREGGLGLIVCSLPTVSDPVSTEVGSTLHFEFYRGADKSDKSQSLDNENRLEVIHLSNVNTCKGTDLEILDKLVKDYSVPHALRFPLLTRLRFARAFDSLACRRQYICIRLYAFIVLVQAGHDTEGLSSFLNYEPEFIDELLSLLSYEDDIPEKIRILGILSLVALCQDRSHQPTVLSSVTSGGHRGILPSLMQKAVDSIISGSMKWSIIFAEALLSLVSMLVSSTPGSLALQEAGFIPTILPLLKDTNTQHLHLVSTAVYVIESFLDYHNPSSALFRDLGGLDDTIARLKIEVSQVEIGSKKVEESQPINKGKEVEICPPVPDMQSPCSEALVLYNRKSLMKVLLRTISLATYVPGSSARVDGSEENVLPPCLCTIFRRGKDFGGGVFSLAANVMSDLIHRDPTCYTVLDAAGLPQAFLDAIMDGALYNSDAVSCIPQCLDALCLNISGLQLVKDRNALRCFVKIFTSRSFLKALSGDTTGALSSGLDELLRHASSLRSSGVDMFIEILNTVSKIGCGGDSNSCTGCDNSSATVLMDTDVVGGTTQSESVPSEMGCSGKMIEAPLDAMTSSSIELFLPECICNVACLLETVLQNTDTCRLFVEKKGIEAVLQLLKLPVIPVSVSTGQSISVAFKNFSPQHSVSLARAVCLFLRDHLKLTNDLLGSISGTKLTDSEPVKQSALLKSLCTLEGLLSVANFLLKGTTIMVSELAFADAEVLKELGKVYIEVTWHMSLLSDAKVDKQESDEDGVPGDASISNASERDSDDDSSAVPVARYMNSVSTRASSSPWSMEQDFVSAVRSAANMHRHGRHSLSRIRGRLSGVLDASHTDIDGPYSPAEISGSHDASKKSPEVIISELLTKLGYTMRSFLSTLVKGLPARRRADSNLSPASRSLVTALAQLFLSALGYSGHSAAGFEMSLSVKCRYLGKVVEDMAVLTFDSRRRSCNSALVNSFYVNGTFKEVLTTFEATSQLLWTLPFSVPAAGTDQGSSISEKASHNSWLLDTLQSYCKLLECYVNSTFLLSPSSSHNQLLVQPIVTELSINLFPVPSEPESFVRMLQSQVLDAVLPVWNHTMLPECSLALVTSLVSIMNNICSAVGDLKQGRNSVGVANQRVTSPPLDEAAIATIVEMGFSRARAEEALRSVRTNSVEMATDWLFSHPEEFVQEDVQLAQVLALSLGTSIETPKEDGSNKNGIATAEEKGVFVLPLDDILTVSTKLFCSSNSAMTFPLTDLLVTLCNRNKGEYRQRVVLYLFEQLRRFSSDAIVDTGALYSVGHLLALLLSGDSGIREIGAENGVVTYVINMLENLKSRTNQTDHSWNSISALLLVLDSMLQFNPKLNTETIDGASKSISDASSADSKANPVPPDGKKTETMDSADYASATNVFENILGKPTGYLTDEESQKALVFCCEFIKKRVPATVMQAVLQLSARLTKTHSLATQFFENGGLSSLLNLPSACIFPGFETIASAIVRHLIEDPQTLQSAMELEIRQSLVNRGSRTPRSFLTNMAPLICRDPVIFMRAVTSVCQLDSSGGRMNVVLLKDKEKDTEKQKVPSTESGAPCNEPVRMAADIKSIDTPNRCSRSQKKVPASLSQVIDQLLEIIMSYPSASKEQGFDGYSLLSPMDVDEPNTKGKSKVDDGQEFDGGALSERSALLSKLSFILKLMSEILLMYVHAVGIILRRDTEISQSRSCDQGAGHSGLLHHIFYLLLPLSSVKTADWTGKLSERASCFLVALCCRSAEGRRRVISEIVKAFNYFIDSASSTSRGSLIPDRKVLAFSELVNSILSRNSQSNLPVLGCSPDIAKPMVDGGMVQSLSGFLKVIDLDHPDAAKVVNLILKALDSLTRTAYASDQVLKSDRYTKNRLLGSHEQTHEADGTVILEQSTDIRHHHTDNIIQSTSQQAQELSHGDGDNNENHGQPAEHEMGVDPVDNNSSGNPPMNGVEFMQEEAIEGNVMAPSTDVGLAFPVQHQVDDEMAEEDEDIGEEGEDEDEDDEEIADEGTGLMSIADTDIEDQENNAIGDEYNDDLMDEEDDDDFLENRVIEVRWRESLTGMDHHLRFSRGRADSSGFIDISSESFHGVGTDDSFNMHRSFGLERRRQSGSRSLLDRPRSDGNAFLHPLLVRPTQSREGTGSVWPSGGTSSRDFHTLSFGNSDIPLYMLDAGFPPETAPPVFGEHVVSTAPPPLMDFSLGMDSLRIRRGPGDNPWTDDGQPQAGNHAAAIAQAVEDQFVSQLSVACNSNNAQVQPEQNGNDVNAYLPSPDTENTEPVATNSPAQPVGSPQQVHTVNQEPAPANDRFCPTNVQVNQQGFVHDNCVEEAVQQTAADDPVPQNDEIMSVADTQLCGCPERDSLSGNQSHDHIMHNEIEAPQQLQLSSDPREAPSDLESSCHALVTSASTAPELSDAHVDSAAVNADADMNSVDIAENEVGNSAPGSYGNDMSSRRHEEAHQEPQIEQLNANNEVSSANEIDPTFLEALPEDLRAEVLASQQNRSAPAASYTPPAAEEIDPEFLAALPPDIQAEVLAQQRAQRIAHSQPVGRPVDMDNASIIATFPPDLREEVLLTSSEAVLSALPSALLAEAQMLRDRELSRYRARGSLFGGSYRLGGRRLPADNQTVIDRAVGVTMGRRVISASQVSSKGKDVEGTPLLDSDALRALIRLLQLAQPLSKGLLQRLMFNLCAHSVTRVTLVGHLLDMIKPESEGLSISCMATYRLHGCQWNIVYAQPYSANGLPPLVTRRLLEILTYLASNHPSVADLLVHFNPSVSSNHLTLQDSEEVSQESPSLKMKQSSSESYTPILLFLKLLNKPLFLRSRLYLEQVMCLLEVVVNNAASQIDYRPRSAQIANSSGVKLADGAPSQTQVEPSTLEQGHIQGNDQNKDVEVPASCAQQDVNVHAILTQLPDADLYNLCNILALEGLTDKVYSLAAEVVKKLASVAKSHRKFFSIELAGVARSLSSPAVEELVTLKNTQMLGLSTCSMAGAAILRVLQVLSTLTSDVIDSGHEQDMAQEEQSILWDLNVGLEPLWQELSDCISATEAKLVHNSTFASPVPLGDALEVGASSSISPPLPPGTQRLLPFIESFFVLCEKLHTTQPLTQSDYNVTAHEVKELVGSSSSPSLKAGGICNVTFIRVAEKHRRLLNVYIRQNPSLLEKSLSMMLKVPRLIDFDNKRAYFRSRIRQQHDQHLSAPLRISVRRAYVLEDSYNQLRLRRTQDLKGRLTVQFQGEEGIDAGGLTREWYQLLSRVIFDKGALLFTTVGNNATFQPNPNSVYQTEHLSYFKFVGRVVAKALFDGQLLDVHFTRSFYKHILGAKVTYHDIEAIDPDYYKNLKWMLENDVSDLPDLTFSMDPDEEKHILYEKTEVTDYELKPGGRNIRVTEETKQEYVDLVAEHILTTAIRPQINAFLEGFTELVPRDLIALFNDKELELLISGLPEIDLDDLKANAEYIGYSAASPVIQWFWEVVKVFSKEDMARLLQFVTGTSKVPLEGFKALQGISGPQRFQIHKAYGAPDRLPSAHTCFNQLDLPEYTSKEQLEERLLLAIHEASEGFGFG, via the exons ATGAAGCTCAAGCGGCGACGCGCGGTGGAAGTG CCTCCAAATATAAAATCTTTCATCGAAAGTGTTACAGCAGTTCCTCTTGACAATGTAGAGCTGTCGCTGAAGGATTTTGCATGGGAATTTGACAAG GGGGATTTTCATCACTGGGTGGACCTTTTTAATCACTTTGATTCTTTCTTTGAGAGTTACATTAAATCAAGGAAAGATTTGCAGCTCGAAGATAATTTTCTTGATGTGGACCCCCCATTTCCTAGGGAAGCAATCCTTCAAATTCTTCGAGTATCAAGAATAATCTTGGAAAATTGCACAAATAGACACTTCTATAGTTTCTTTGAG CACCTGTCTGCTCTTCTTGCATCGACAGATGCAGATATTGTTGAAGCAAGCTTGCAGACATTAATGGCTTTTGTAAACAAGTCAGTTGGGAAAAGCTCAATACGCAGTACATTTTTGACTTCAAAGTTATTTGCCTTCTCTCAAGGTTGGGGTGGAAGAGAAGGTGGCCTTGGATTAATAGTGTGTTCTCTGCCCACTGTATCCGATCCAGTTTCCACTGAGGTTGGCTCCACTCTCCATTTTGAGTTTTATCGTGGTGCTGATAAATCAGATAAATCCCAGTCTCTAGATAACGAGAACAGGTTGGAAGTAATTCATTTATCGAATGTCAATACCTGCAAGGGAACAGATCTTGAAATATTGGAcaagttggtcaaggattacaGCGTGCCTCATGCTTTAAGGTTCCCTCTTCTTACAAGATTAAGATTTGCAAGGGCATTTGACTCTTTGGCATGTCGACGCCAATATATCTGTATCCGTTTGTATGCCTTTATTGTTCTTGTGCAAGCAGGCCATGATACTGAAGGTTTATCATCATTTTTGAACTATGAACCGGAATTCATTGATGAACTATTATCATTGCTTAGCTATGAGGATGATATACCAGAAAAAATTAGGATATTGGGAATCCTTTCACTGGTTGCACTATGCCAAGATCGATCTCACCAGCCTACTGTATTGTCCTCGGTAACTTCTGGTGGACATCGTGGTATTCTTCCTAGTCTCATGCAGAAGGCAGTTGATTCTATCATCAGTGGTTCTATGAAATGGTCCATAATATTTGCTGAAGCTCTTCTCTCTCTTGTTTCtatgctggtatcatcaacccCTGGTTCTCTAGCTCTTCAAGAAGCAGGATTTATACCCACCATTTTGCCTCTTCTCAAGGACACAAACACACAACATTTACACCTAGTTAGTACGGCAGTGTATGTCATCGAAAGCTTCCTGGATTATCACAATCCCTCTTCAGCATTGTTCAGAGATCTAGGTGGACTAGACGACACTATTGCACGTCTTAAGATAGAAGTATCACAGGTTGAGATTGGTTCGAAAAAAGTTGAAGAGTCTCAGCCAATCAATAAAGGAAAAGAGGTTGAAATTTGTCCACCAGTTCCAGATATGCAGTCTCCATGTTCTGAAGCCTTGGTTTTATATAATAGGAAGAGCTTAATGAAAGTTTTACTACGTACAATATCTCTGGCAACATATGTGCCTGGTAGCTCTGCTCGTGTGGATGGTTCTGAAGAGAATGTGCTGCCGCCATGTTTATGTACAATTTTTAGGAGAGGCAAGGACTTTGGTGGTGGTGTTTTCTCACTTGCTGCAAATGTTATGAGTGATCTCATACATAGAGACCCAACATGCTATACTGTTCTTGATGCAGCTGGTTTGCCACAAGCATTTCTTGATGCCATAATGGATGGTGCACTTTACAACTCTGATGCAGTCTCGTGTATACCacagtgtttggatgcattatGTTTGAACATTAGTGGTCTTCAATTAGTAAAGGACCGCAATGCTTTAAGATGCTTTGTGAAAATCTTTACCTCCAGATCATTTTTGAAAGCGCTTAGTGGGGACACAACAGGGGCCTTATCAAGTGGACTCGATGAATTATTGCGCCATGCATCATCATTACGTTCCTCTGGAGTTGACATGTTTATTGAAATCTTGAACACTGTTTCAAAAATTGGCTGTGGTGGAGACTCTAATTCCTGTACAGGATGTGATAATTCCTCTGCAACTGTTCTGATGGATACTGATGTGGTGGGAGGTACAACACAGAGTGAGAGTGTACCTTCTGAAATGGGATGCTCAGGAAAAATGATTGAGGCTCCTCTAGATGCTATGACATCTTCTTCCATTGAGTTATTTCTTCCTGAGTGCATATGCAATGTTGCTTGTCTCCTTGAAACTGTTCTGCAAAATACTGATACTTGCAGGCtattcgttgagaaaaaagGAATCGAGGCTGTTCTCCAACTGTTGAAGTTGCCAGTAATACCTGTATCTGTTTCAACTGGTCAGAGTATATCTGTCGCATTTAAAAACTTCTCACCTCAGCATTCTGTTTCTCTGGCAAGAGCAGTGTGCTTATTTCTTCGAGACCACCTTAAATTGACAAATGACCTGTTGGGTTCGATTTCTGGAACTAAGCTTACCGATAGTGAACCTGTGAAGCAATCAGCTCTCCTGAAATCACTTTGTACTCTTGAAGGGCTTTTGTCTGTTGCCAATTTTCTTCTGAAGGGAACAACTATTATGGTCTCAGAACTGGCTTTTGCAGATGCTGAGGTATTGAAGGAATTGGGGAAGGTTTATATTGAAGTGACATGGCATATGTCTTTACTCAGTGATGCCAAGGTGGATAAGCAGGAGTCAGATGAAGATGGTGTACCTGGAGATGCGTCAATTTCTAATGCATCTGAAAGGGATAGTGATGATGACTCAAGTGCAGTACCAGTTGCAAGATATATGAATTCTGTTTCCACGAGGGCTTCTTCATCACCCTGGAGTATGGAGCAAGATTTTGTATCAGCAGTCCGATCTGCTGCAAACATGCACCGCCATGGTCGGCACTCGCTATCAAGGATACGTGGGCGCCTAAGTGGAGTATTGGATGCATCACATACTGATATCGACGGTCCTTATTCTCCAGCAGAGATCTCTGGGAGTCATGATGCTTCAAAGAAAAGCCCTGAAGTTAttatttctgaacttctgacAAAACTTGGCTACACCATGCGTTCCTTCCTCTCTACCCTTGTCAAAGGATTACCAGCTCGTCGTCGGGCTGACTCTAATCTTAGCCCAGCTTCAAGAAGTCTTGTGACTGCACTAGCACAACTTTTCCTTAGTGCTCTTGGTTACTCTGGACATTCTGCTGCTGGCTTTGAGATGTCGTTATCTGTTAAATGCCGGTACCTTGGGAAGGTTGTGGAAGACATGGCTGTGCTTACATTTGACAGCAGACGTCGCTCATGCAATTCTGCACTTGTTAATAGTTTTTATGTGAATGGGACATTCAAGGAAGTTCTAACTACCTTTGAGGCCACCAGTCAGTTACTATGGACGCTTCCTTTCTCAGTCCCTGCTGCTGGCACAGATCAAGGTTCCTCTATTAGTGAGAAGGCATCTCACAATTCGTGGCTTCTGGATACATTACAGAGCTACTGTAAATTGCTGGAATGTTATGTGAACTCTACATTTTTATTGTCTCCATCCTCTTCTCATAATCAGCTTCTTGTCCAGCCTATTGTCACTGAACTGTCAATTAATCTATTCCCTGTGCCTTCAGAGCCAGAATCATTTGTTCGTATGCTGCAATCTCAAGTTCTGGATGCAGTTCTTCCTGTTTGGAATCACACAATGCTTCCTGAATGCAGCCTGGCTCTTGTTACCTCACTGGTGTCAATTATGAACAATATATGCTCTGCTGTTGGAGATCTGAAGCAAGGCCGCAATAGTGTCGGAGTTGCCAACCAGCGTGTTACTAGCCCCCCTCTTGATGAGGCAGCTATTGCTACAATTGTTGAAATGGGATTTTCAAGAGCTAGGGCAGAAGAAGCTCTGAGAAGCGTCAGAACCAACAGTGTGGAGATGGCAACTGATTGGTTGTTTAGCCATCCAGAAGAATTTGTTCAAGAAGATGTGCAGCTTGCACAGGTTCTAGCTTTGTCACTTGGAACCTCCATTGAAACACCCAAGGAGGATGGGAGCAATAAGAATGGTATAGCTACTGCTGAAGAAAAAGGTGTATTTGTGCTCCCTTTGGATGACATTCTCACTGTATCGACAAAGCTTTTCTGCTCTAGTAATTCTGCCATGACTTTCCCATTGACTGACCTTCTAGTGACACTATGCAACCGGAATAAGGGAGAATACCGACAACGGGTAGTACTCTATCTTTTTGAGCAACTAAGACGTTTTTCATCTGATGCCATCGTTGATACAGGTGCTTTGTATTCTGTTGGCCACTTGTTAGCTTTGCTTCTGAGTGGAGACAGTGGCATACGTGAAATTGGTGCTGAAAATGGTGTCGTCACTTATGTTATTAACATGTTAGAAAATCTTAAATCAAGGACAAACCAGACAGATCATAGTTGGAATTCTATCAGTGCACTGTTGCTTGTATTGGATAGCATGCTACAATTTAATCCAAAGCTTAATACAGAAACAATAGATGGTGCATCCAAGTCAATTTCTGATGCATCCAGTGCTGACAGCAAGGCAAATCCAGTGCCACCTGACGGAAAGAAAACTGAAACCATGGATTCAGCAGACTATGCAAGTGCTACTAATGTGTTCGAAAATATTTTGGGAAAACCTACAGGCTATTTGACTGATGAGGAGAGCCAAAAGGCACTGGTTTTCTGCTGTGAGTTCATCAAGAAACGTGTGCCAGCAACGGTTATGCAAGCCGTTCTTCAGCTCAGTGCCCGCTTGACAAAGACACATTCTCTTGCCACTCAGTTCTTTGAAAATGGTGGCCTATCATCTCTGTTAAATCTCCCAAGCGCTTGCATCTTTCCTGGATTTGAAACCATAGCGTCTGCCATTGTGCGCCACCTCATTGAGGATCCTCAGACCTTGCAGAGTGCCATGGAATTGGAGATACGCCAATCATTAGTTAACCGTGGCAGTCGTACTCCACGCTCATTCCTGACAAATATGGCACCGCTGATATGTAGGGATCCTGTGATCTTCATGAGGGCTGTAACTTCAGTCTGCCAATTAGATTCTTCTGGAGGGAGAATGAATGTAGTCCTGTTGAAGGATAAGGAAAAAGACACGGAGAAACAGAAAGTTCCTTCGACAGAAAGTGGTGCGCCATGTAATGAACCTGTTCGGATGGCAGCTGATATTAAGTCAATTGATACACCAAACAGATGTTCACGGAGCCAAAAAAAGGTTCCTGCTAGTCTCTCTCAAGTGATCGATCAGCTTCTTGAGATCATTATGAGCTATCCATCTGCAAGCAAAGAGCAGGGGTTTGATGGTTACTCCCTGTTGAGTCCAATGGATGTTGATGAACCAAACACTAAGGGAAAATCTAAAGTTGATGATGGCCAAGAGTTTGATGGTGGTGCCCTCTCTGAGAGATCTGCCTTGCTGTCAAAATTGTCATTTATCCTTAAGTTGATGAGTGAGATACTTCTAATGTATGTGCATGCAGTAGGGATAATTCTGAGACGGGATACAGAGATATCACAGTCACGAAGTTGTGATCAAGGTGCAGGACACAGTGGTTTACTGCATCATATATTCTATCTGCTGCTTCCACTCTCTTCAGTCAAAACTGCTGATTGGACAGGAAAGTTGTCTGAGAGAGCTTCCTGTTTCTTGGTAGCTTTGTGCTGCAGGTCTGCTGAAGGTCGTAGAAGGGTTATTTCTGAAATTGTGAAGGCATTTAACTATTTTATTGATTCAGCAAGCAGTACCTCCAGAGGATCTTTGATACCTGACAGAAAAGTTTTGGCTTTCTCTGAGCTGGTAAATTCAATATTGTCGCGGAATAGTCAGAGCAACTTACCTGTTCTTGGTTGCTCGCCTGATATTGCAAAACCTATGGTAGATGGTGGAATGGTACAATCTCTTTCTGGTTTTCTGAAAGTAATTGATCTGGACCATCCAGATGCTGCAAAGGTTGTCAACTTGATATTGAAGGCTTTGGATAGCCTCACCAGGACTGCTTATGCTAGTGATCAAGTTCTCAAGTCAGATCGATATACCAAGAACAGATTGCTAGGGTCACATGAACAAACACATGAAGCTGATGGCACTGTAATTCTTGAGCAAAGCACAGATATCAGACATCATCATACTGACAACATCATCCAATCTACAAGTCAACAAGCGCAAGAACTGTCTCATGGTGATGGGGACAATAACGAGAACCATGGCCAACCTGCTGAGCATGAAATGGGAGTCGATCCAGTGGACAATAATTCTAGTGGTAATCCTCCAATGAATGGTGTGGAGTTCATGCAGGAGGAAGCAATTGAAGGTAACGTTATGGCTCCTAGTACTGATGTTGGTTTGGCTTTCCCAGTGCAACACCAAGTTGATGACGAAATggctgaagaagatgaggatatTGGGGAAGAaggtgaggatgaggatgaggatgatgaggaaaTAGCAGATGAGGGAACTGGTTTGATGTCCATAGCTGACACAGATATCGAGGACCAGGAGAACAATGCTATTGGTGACGAATACAATGATGACCTGATGGATgaagaggatgatgatgacttTCTTGAGAACCGTGTTATAGAAGTGAGATGGAGGGAGAGCTTGACTGGAATGGATCATCATCTCAGATTTTCCAGGGGTCGTGCAGACTCAAGTGGTTTTATTGATATATCTTCTGAGTCATTTCATGGTGTGGGGACGGATGATTCATTTAATATGCATCGTTCATTCGGtcttgagcgccgccgccaaagTGGAAGTAGGTCACTTCTTGATCGACCAAGGTCTGATGGAAATGCTTTTCTTCATCCACTGCTTGTCAGGCCAACTCAGTCTAGGGAGGGAACTGGTTCGGTATGGCCCTCTGGAGGAACCTCATCAAGAGATTTTCACACACTATCTTTTGGTAATTCAGACATCCCCTTGTACATGTTAGATGCTGGATTTCCACCAGAAACTGCTCCCCCAGTGTTCGGTGAGCATGTTGTAAGTACTGCTCCACCACCATTGATGGATTTTTCACTTGGTATGGATTCCCTCCGAATTAGGCGGGGCCCTGGAGATAATCCATGGACTGATGATGGCCAACCACAGGCAGGTAATCATGCAGCTGCTATTGCTCAGGCAGTGGAGGATCAATTTGTGTCACAGTTATCTGTGGCTTGTAATTCAAATAATGCTCAGGTGCAGCCTGAACAGAATGGCAATGATGTGAATGCATACTTACCATCACCAGATACAGAAAATACTGAACCTGTAGCAACCAATTCTCCTGCTCAACCTGTTGGTAGTCCTCAGCAAGTTCATACTGTTAACCAAGAACCTGCTCCTGCAAATGATCGATTTTGTCCTACGAATGTGCAGGTAAATCAACAGGGTTTTGTCCACGATAATTGTGTTGAGGAAGCGGTACAGCAAACAGCAGCTGATGATCCTGTACCTCAGAATGATGAAATAATGTCTGTTGCTGATACACAGCTTTGTGGTTGTCCTGAAAGAGATTCCCTATCTGGTAATCAAAGTCATGATCATATTATGCACAATGAGATTGAAGCACCTCAACAACTTCAGTTGAGTAGTGATCCTAGGGAAGCACCATCTGATCTGGAGTCAAGCTGCCATGCCCTTGTCACTTCTGCAAGTACTGCTCCTGAGCTGAGTGATGCTCATGTAGATTCTGCTGCAGTGAATGCGGATGCTGACATGAACAGTGTTGATATTGCTGAAAATGAAGTTGGGAACTCAGCTCCTGGTTCTTATGGCAATGATATGTCTTCTAGGAGACATGAAGAAGCTCATCAAGAGCCTCAGATAGAGCAACTAAATGCTAACAATGAGGTCTCTAGTGCTAATGAAATTGATCCCACATTTCTTGAAGCATTGCCTGAGGATCTTCGTGCAGAGGTCCTTGCTTCTCAGCAGAACCGTTCTGCCCCAGCTGCTTCCTATACTCCACCAGCTGCAGAAGAAATAGATCCTGAGTTTTTGGCTGCTCTCCCCCCAGACATACAAGCTGAGGTTCTAGCCCAGCAGCGAGCACAGAGGATTGCTCACTCTCAACCAGTTGGTCGGCCAGTAGATATGGATAATGCTTCAATTATAGCAACTTTCCCTCCTGATCTACGTGAAGAG GTGCTTTTGACCTCATCAGAAGCAGTTCTGTCTGCCCTTCCTTCAGCTTTACTTGCCGAAGCTCAAATGCTACGGGACAGAGAATTGAGTCGATATCGTGCTAGAGGAAGCCTATTTGGTGGAAGCTACAGACTTGGAGGGAGGAGGTTGCCAGCAGATAATCAGACAGTTATAGACAGGGCTGTTGGTGTTACTATGGGTAGAAGGGTTATTTCTGCTTCACAAGTCAGTTCAAAGGGTAAAGATGTGGAAGGGACCCCACTTCTGGACTCAGATGCCCTACGTGCACTTATTCGTCTTCTGCAGTTGGCTCAG CCACTCAGCAAAGGCCTTCTTCAAAGGCTTATGTTCAATCTGTGTGCACACAGTGTCACACGTGTTACCTTGGTTGGCCATCTGCTCGACATGATTAAACCTGAATCTGAGGGGCTTAGCATATCTTGCATGGCTACATACAGATTGCATGGATGTCAGTGGAACATTGTTTATGCGCAACCTTACTCTGCAAATG GTTTGCCTCCACTTGTGACACGGCGACTTCTTGAAATCCTGACATATCTTGCTTCTAATCATCCATCTGTTGCGGATCTTTTGGTCCATTTCAATCCTTCAGTTAGTTCAAACCATTTGACATTACAGGACAGTGAAGAGGTATCTCAAGAAAGTCCATCGTTGAAGATGAAGCAGTCATCTTCAGAGAGTTATACACCTATTCTATTGTTTCTTAAGCTCCTAAACAAACCCTTATTTCTGCGCAGTCGACTGTATCTTGAGCAG GTGATGTGTTTGCTTGAAGTTGTGGTCAACAATGCTGCGTCCCAAATTGATTATCGACCTCGCTCTGCTCAGATTGCTAACAGTTCAGGTGTTAAATTGGCTGATGGGGCACCGTCTCAAACACAGGTGGAACCATCTACTCTGGAACAAGGTCATATCCAGGGTAATGACCAAAACAAAGATGTTGAGGTCCCAGCGTCATGTGCTCAGCAGGATGTCAATGTGCATGCCATTCTTACTCAGCTTCCTGATGCTGACTTATATAATCTATGCAATATTCTGGCACTTGAGGG TCTTACAGATAAAGTGTACTCGCTTGCTGCGGAGGTGGTGAAAAAATTGGCTAGTGTTGCCAAATCGCATCGGAAATTCTTTTCCATCGAGTTAGCTGGTGTTGCTCGGAGTTTAAGTTCTCCTGCAGTAGAGGAGCTTGTAACACTGAAGAACACTCAAATGCTTGGGCTCAGTACTTGTTCTATGGCTGGAGCTGCTATCTTGCGGGTACTGCAAGTCCTATCTACATTGACATCAGATGTGATTGATAGTGGACATGAACAAGATATGGCACAGGAAGAGCAGTCCATTTTGTGGGATTTGAATGTTGGTCTGGAACCTTTGTGGCAAGAATTAAGTGATTGTATAAGTGCCACAGAGGCAAAACTTGTACACAATTCAACATTTGCTTCCCCTGTTCCATTGGGGGATGCTTTGGAAGTTGGTGCTTCGTCCTCTATTTCTCCACCACTTCCTCCAGGCACTCAACGCTTGCTGCCGTTCATAGAATCGTTTTTTGTTCTCTGTGAGAAGCTTCATACAACTCAACCACTTACACAATCAGATTACAATGTTACTGCTCATGAAGTGAAAGAATTAGTTGGAAGTTCATCGTCGCCTTCATTGAAGGCTGGTGGAATCTGCAATGTTACTTTTATAAGGGTTGCAGAAAAACATCGACGGCTACTCAATGTTTACATTCGACAAAACCCAAGCTTACTAGAGAAATCACTTTCTATGATGTTGAAAGTACCAAGGCTGATAGATTTTGACAACAAGCGTGCTTACTTCCGGTCACGCATCAGACAGCAACATGATCAGCATCTTTCAGCTCCTCTACGCATTAGTGTTCGCAGAGCTTATGTTTTGGAGGATTCATATAATCAGTTGAGATTACGTCGTACCCAGGACCTGAAAGGTCGCTTGACTGTGCAGTTTCAAGGAGAAGAGGGTATAGATGCTGGAGGACTTACTAGGGAGTGGTACCAATTGCTCTCACGAGTTATTTTTGACAAAGGAGCTCTTCTCTTCACCACAGTAGGAAACAATGCGACTTTCCAGCCTAATCCCAACTCTGTTTATCAAACAGAGCACCTTTCATATTTCAAGTTTGTTGGTCGAGTG GTTGCTAAAGCATTATTTGATGGCCAATTATTGGATGTCCACTTCACCCGTTCATTTTACAAACACATCCTCGGTGCTAAAGTAACATATCATGATATAGAGGCTATCGATCCTGATTACTACAAAAATTTGAAGTGGATGCTGGAG AATGATGTAAGTGACCTTCCTGATTTAACATTCAGCATGGATCCTGACGAGGAAAAACATATTCTCTATGAGAAGACTGAG GTTACTGATTATGAGCTAAAACCCGGTGGAAGAAACATCAGGGTCACTGAGGAAACAAAGCAAGAATATGTTGACCTTGTAGCTGAACATATACTGACCACAGCAATTCGTCCTCAAATTAATGCTTTCCTTGAGGGCTTCACAGAGTTAGTTCCAAGGGACCTAATAGCCCTATTTAATGATAAAGAACTTGAACTACTGATCAGTGGTCTTCCTGAAATTGACC TGGATGATCTGAAGGCTAATGCGGAATACATTGGATATTCTGCTGCATCTCCTGTCATCCAGTGGTTCTGGGAAGTTGTTAAAGTATTCAGCAAGGAGGACATGGCCAGACTACTGCAGTTTGTTACTGGAACATCAAAG GTACCATTGGAAGGTTTCAAAGCACTACAAGGTATTTCTGGTCCCCAGAGATTTCAGATTCATAAGGCTTACGGAGCTCCAGATCGGCTTCCATCTGCTCATACATG CTTTAACCAGTTGGACTTACCGGAATACACCTCAAAGGAGCAATTAGAAGAGCGCCTGCTTCTTGCCATTCATGAAGCTAGTGAAGGTTTTGGCTTTGGCTGA